The Hermetia illucens chromosome 2, iHerIll2.2.curated.20191125, whole genome shotgun sequence genomic interval AGGATTCTCCTTAACAGATAAATGAGCTGGTCCGGTTTGCTGTATCTGTATAATCCGCTCCTTGGATTCATCCAACTTTTGCGGCAACGGAACCTTAACTGTAAGAATTCCGTCGGATGACAACGTTGAAACAACTTGGCTCGGATCATATCCTTTTGGCAAGCAATACTTCCTTACGAAGTGTCTGGAGATCAAACCATGGTCATCCTGACGCTCTTCATGTCTTCCTTCGACAACTATAAAATCATCCACTGTTTTCACACATAACTCACTAGGTTTAAATTGTTGTACGTCCATGCAAACTTGAAATCCATCCTTTCCAACTGTAGAAACGCAAGTATCAGTGTTTCGACCCAAAGGATACTCGCTTTTAGTATTTATGCGAGCGGGCAGAGATTGCCGATACCGAGGACGGTAGATACGGTTCAATTGGTAAGGATATATCCCAAAGCCAAAATCATCCGCAAGCACTCGATTAGATAAACAGTCAAGCTCGTCTGCTAGATTCAAGAGTAAAGATAAAGACGACATTACTCCGTATATTGATATATTTTCCTTCTTCACTGTAAGGGATTCTTCTAATTCAATTGATTCCAGAAAATTTTCAAGATTCCGTTTGTAGAGATTTTAGATAATCTGCTTTCGTACAATTGACGAAATTGTTTTGTTGCTATCTAGAAAGTGAGAATTGATCGGTTGCTTTGATTAGCGAgaacagatttttttcaaacagtGCGGGTCACAAGGTAACAGACAATAGTACTCTGTTTACATGCGACACTGATTTACATTGAAATTGTGATGGTGATCTGGACTACAGGTCGATTCGCGTTCTTTGGAAATTTTATTTATGGACCACCATAAGCCCTCATAGTGTATGAGCCATCTCTGTCGGTTCCTAGCAATGTGCCTCAGCTCGCCCTATAACTTTCGCCCATCGCACATAGCTCTGTTCGCTCGTCCTGGGATAGTTGGTTTCACTGCATGGTATAATTTGCAACCAATGTAATCGTCGCCCTT includes:
- the LOC119648394 gene encoding heat shock protein 23-like: MSSLSLLLNLADELDCLSNRVLADDFGFGIYPYQLNRIYRPRYRQSLPARINTKSEYPLGRNTDTCVSTVGKDGFQVCMDVQQFKPSELCVKTVDDFIVVEGRHEERQDDHGLISRHFVRKYCLPKGYDPSQVVSTLSSDGILTVKVPLPQKLDESKERIIQIQQTGPAHLSVKENPKVDASGDGENPTE